From the genome of Methanomicrobia archaeon, one region includes:
- a CDS encoding replication factor C large subunit: MQVGSVEWTEKYRPKRLRDVVGNEKALDELRAWAENVFRPKSKKAALLHGPAGCGKTSAAYALAAEKGWEVIELNASDQRNAGVIRSIVGPASTSTTFTHRPRLIILDEADNLHGNEDRGGTKAITEIVKRSTQPIILTANDRFKMAAGLIRNCRVIAFQRIKSGTVFRILKRISEQEGIAIEDPALIALAKNAREDLRSAINDLQALAIAEGDVEHISEADITTGGRDVEEDIFGVLRIIFSAEGNELQPALVALRNLDKTPDESIQWIYKNFTDEYDPASFLHGLHYLSRADLFLGRVRRRENYKFWRYASSVMAGGVLAAKTLQHGRQDARTEGWEQRKQHYFKTPWMHAKLPEGEERRAGAMQEALAQRIATCSKLPRSYALFSVVPVLPLLFADEQKAAELAAILQLNVPEITFLLGNTEDDATKETAKHIHQKAADLLTERRKARASEEDLDLAAAMRAVKRIPAPEEPKEEPGAETDVKNQRTLTDFF, translated from the coding sequence ATGCAGGTGGGCAGTGTGGAATGGACCGAGAAGTACCGGCCCAAACGGTTACGGGACGTCGTGGGCAATGAGAAAGCGCTCGATGAGTTGCGCGCGTGGGCCGAGAACGTCTTCAGACCGAAGTCGAAGAAGGCCGCACTGCTCCACGGGCCTGCAGGCTGCGGTAAAACCTCCGCCGCTTACGCGCTCGCGGCCGAAAAAGGCTGGGAGGTGATCGAGCTCAATGCCTCGGATCAACGCAACGCCGGTGTGATCAGGAGCATCGTCGGGCCCGCGTCCACGAGCACGACCTTCACGCACCGACCTCGGTTGATCATCCTGGACGAGGCGGACAATCTGCACGGCAACGAGGACCGCGGCGGCACAAAAGCGATCACTGAGATCGTGAAAAGGAGCACCCAACCGATCATCCTCACGGCCAACGACCGGTTCAAGATGGCTGCGGGATTGATCCGGAATTGTCGGGTGATTGCATTCCAGCGGATAAAATCGGGCACGGTCTTCCGGATACTGAAGCGGATCAGTGAGCAGGAAGGGATAGCGATCGAGGATCCGGCGCTCATTGCACTTGCCAAGAATGCGCGTGAAGATCTGCGGTCCGCGATCAACGATCTGCAGGCGCTCGCGATAGCTGAAGGGGATGTGGAACATATCTCCGAAGCGGACATAACGACCGGTGGCCGGGACGTGGAGGAGGATATCTTTGGCGTGCTTCGGATCATCTTTAGCGCAGAAGGCAACGAGCTGCAACCTGCACTGGTCGCGCTCCGGAACCTGGACAAGACGCCGGACGAGAGCATCCAGTGGATCTATAAGAATTTCACCGACGAGTATGACCCCGCGAGCTTTTTACACGGGCTGCACTACCTCAGCCGCGCGGACCTCTTCCTGGGCCGTGTGCGGCGACGTGAGAATTACAAGTTCTGGCGCTATGCCTCGAGCGTGATGGCCGGCGGCGTGCTCGCGGCCAAAACACTGCAGCACGGCAGACAAGATGCACGCACGGAAGGCTGGGAGCAGCGCAAACAGCACTATTTCAAGACGCCCTGGATGCATGCAAAACTCCCGGAAGGCGAGGAGCGGCGTGCCGGCGCGATGCAAGAAGCGCTCGCACAGCGGATCGCCACCTGCAGTAAACTGCCACGGAGCTACGCGTTATTCTCCGTCGTGCCCGTCTTACCCCTGCTCTTCGCTGATGAGCAAAAGGCTGCGGAGCTGGCGGCTATCTTGCAACTGAACGTGCCTGAAATAACGTTCCTGCTCGGGAATACCGAGGACGACGCGACAAAAGAAACCGCAAAGCACATTCATCAAAAGGCCGCTGATCTCCTCACTGAACGAAGAAAAGCTCGGGCGTCTGAAGAGGATCTGGACCTTGCCGCTGCGATGCGCGCGGTGAAACGAATTCCCGCTCCGGAAGAACCGAAAGAGGAACCCGGGGCGGAGACGGACGTGAAGAATCAGAGGACACTGACCGATTTCTTTTAG
- a CDS encoding AbrB/MazE/SpoVT family DNA-binding domain-containing protein — protein sequence MNILAKGPESGKNVTTRHPVSYMVNGDEALSAEGIVGKKGELFPPKEIRNTLGLKSGDKVIYRVEDSKLIVEPVPDLLTALKLPKFAKTTVKEFEQERKELAEELVER from the coding sequence ATGAATATTCTGGCAAAAGGACCTGAATCCGGTAAAAATGTTACTACTCGACATCCTGTTAGTTATATGGTGAATGGTGATGAGGCTCTGAGCGCTGAAGGCATCGTGGGCAAGAAGGGGGAGCTCTTCCCGCCTAAAGAGATTCGGAACACGCTCGGTTTGAAGAGTGGCGATAAGGTCATCTATCGGGTGGAAGATTCCAAGCTGATCGTCGAGCCGGTTCCCGACCTGCTCACTGCACTGAAACTGCCGAAATTCGCGAAAACGACCGTGAAGGAGTTCGAGCAGGAGCGCAAAGAGCTCGCAGAGGAACTCGTGGAACGATGA